DNA from Flavobacteriales bacterium:
GCACGCGCTGATGATCGAGGCCTTCGAGCTGGTGGCACGCGATAGGCCCAAGGTGAACGCGCTGCGCCAGTACCTGCTCACCCTGAAGCGCACCACCGACTGGGGCACCACCAAGGCCACGGCCGACGCGTGCTTTGCGCTGCTGCTCACCGGCGAAGATTGGCTGGAGCCGAAGTCGGCCCCCGTGATCAAGGTGGGTGCGGAAGAGGTGAAGGCCACGAAGATTGAAGCAGGCACCGGCTACTTCGAGCGCAGCTGGAAAGGCGAGGACGTGAAGCCCGCCATGGGCCGCGTGTCGGTGACCACCGCGAGCGATGGCGTGCAATGGGGCGCGCTGCATTGGCAGTACTTCGAGCGGATGGACCAGGTGACGCCGCATGAATCGCCCTTCAGCCTGAAGCGGAACGTGATGCTGCGCGAGCAGACCGATGCGGGAGCGCGCCTGATCGAGCTGGACAAGGGCCGGGCGTTGAAGCCGGGCGACCGCCTCGCCGTGCGCGTGGAGCTCCGCACCGACCGCTGGCTCGACTTCGTGCACCTGAAGGACCTGCGCGCCGCCGGCCTCGAGCCCGTTGACGCGCTCAGCGGCTACGAATGGAAGGGCGGCCTGGGCTACTACCGCAGCATCCGCGACGCGGCCATGCACTTCTTCTTCGACCGCATCAGCCCGGGCACCTACGTGTTCGAGTACGAGCTGAAGGTGACCCACGCGGGCGAGTTCAGCAACGGCATCACCACGGCCCTCTGCATGTACGCGCCGGAGTTCTCTTCGCACAGCGAAGGCTTGCGCATGAAGGTTGGCGAATAGCAGGACTACCTTAGCGCCATGCGTGCCACCATCCTGTTCACGATAGCGCTCTCGCTCGCCGCCTGCACCGGTGGGGGCGAGGCCGAAGCCACCGCGGAGCAGAGCCCCGCTGCCACCAGCCTGGCCGTGGATCTGGCAGGCCATGACATACCGCTTTCCATCGAGCTCGGCGACCCGGCCACCTTGGGCGTTGACAGCGCCACGGTGCGCTGGAGCGAGGAGTCCGGGCAGCTTTCCGTGCTGGCGGGCGAGCGCTTCAGCATCCTCGTCACAGAGGAGCGGGGCGACATCGCGCGCCTCAAGGCCGACCTGGCGCGCGATCAGCTGCGGACAAGCACCATCATCGAGGAGCAGCCTGACCGCATCGTGTGGCGGTCGGTCTTCCCCGACGACGAGATCGTCTTCGTGCACTTCTACCGCATTGTTGAGGCGGATGGGCGCACCTTCATCGTGCAGGACGATGACCGCGGCCGGTACAGCGAGGCCGATGTGGCCCGCATGATGGGTAGCGTCCGCACCAGGCAGCCGGTATGATGCGTTGGTTCGCCGCAGTGCTCGGGGTGAGCATGGCCCTCGGCCTTTCCGCCCAGGCCGAGGATGCGGCATGGGCCGACAGCCTCACGGCCTATTGGGCCCGCATCAACGCCGACTACCGCGACCCCGGCCACTCGCCCCTGCTGCCCCAGGACCGGGAGCGGTTCACCGAGCTGGAGCGCTTCGCCCCGGATGTGCGCTTCCGCGTGCTGGCCACCTTCAGGCCCAAGGCCGGCAGGCCCTTCGGCATGAGGACCACAACAGACCGACTGCCGCAGTACCAGGCCGTGGGTCAGCTGCGCTTCACCGTGGCAGGGAGGAGGGAGCGCCTCACCGTGTTCCAGAACATCGACCTGGCCAGGAAGCCGGGCTACGAGGACTACCTCTTCGTGCCCTTCACCGACCTGACCAATGGCGAGGAGACCTACGGCGGGGGCCGTTACCTCGACCTCCGCGCCCCGCTCGGGAAGCGGGTTGAACTGGACTTCAACAAGGCTTACAACCCCTATTGCGCCTACGGCGGCAAGTATTCCTGCCCCATCCCGCCCATGGAGAACCACTTGGAGGTGCGCATCGGAGCCGGCGTGAAGGCCTTCGCGCACTGAGCATCAGGGGAGTGCAACCCCGGGCGCTACCATCCGTAAACAGCCTCCCCACAGCCCTACGGCTCGAATGAACGACTATCTTCGCCTGCCGAAGCCCTCCAAGAACATGCGCCTTCATTCCGCCTTCCTTGCTGCGCTCCTCGCGGTGCCCGCCTTCGCCGGTACCATCGTAATCGAGGGTCACTACCAAGGCAAGAACCTGTTCATCCAGAACCCCTTCTCCGAGGCCGGGGTCGGCTTCTGCGTGTTCGAGGTCACGGTGAACGACCAGATCGCCACCGACGAGATCAACTCCAGCGCCTTCGAGGTTGATATGAACAACTTCGGGCTGAAACTGGGCGATCCCGTGGTGGTGAAGATCCGGCACAAGGACGGCTGCACCCCCGTGGTGCTCAACCCCGAGGTGCTGAAGCCCAAAAGCACCTTCGACATCGTGCGCCAGGCCATCGGAAGCGATGGCGTATATAAATGGACGGCGACCAATGAGACGGGCGAGCTGCCTTTCATCGTGGAGCAGAAGCGCTGGAACAAATGGGTGAAGGTGGGCGAGGTGATGGGCGTCGGCAAGCCGGGTGAGAACAGCTACGAATTCAAGGTGACGCCCCACAGCGGCGAGAACACCTTCCGTGTGCGCCAGGTGGACCTCACCCGGAAGTCGCGCTACAGCGAGTCCGTGAAGTACACGGACCCCAGCGTGCAGCCGGTGACCTGGAGCCCCGCCAAGCCGAAGGACGAGATCGTGTTCTCGGCCAACACCCTCTACGAGATCTACGACCAATACGGGAATATCGTGAAGCGGGGCTATGCCAGCAAGATCGACATCACCGGTCTGAAGAAGGACCTCTACTACCTGAACTACGACAACAAGATGGGTGAGAGCTTCCTGAAGCGCTGAGCCCTCCTGAGATCGACCTTCGAGGCCCTCCTACGACGGAGGGCTTCGCGTTTCTAACCTTGCCGCATGGAACACCTCATCCGCATCGAGCACATCGGCATCGCCGTGAAGGACCTGGGCGCTGCGGAAGCGCTCTACACCAAGCTGCTGGGCCAAGCCCCCTACAAGCGCGAGGAGGTGGAGAGCGAGGGCGTCATCACTTCCTTCTTCCGCACCGGGCCCAACAAGATCGAACTGTTGGAGAGCACCCGGCCTGATGGGCCCATCGCCAAGGCCATCGAGAAGCGGGGCGAAGGCATCCACCACATCGCCTTCGAGGTGGCCGATATCCGCGCGGAGATGGCGCGCCTGAAGGCCGAGGGCTTCACCCTGCTGAATGAGGAGCCCAAGCGCGGCGCGGACAACAAGCTGGTGTGCTTCGTGCATCCGAAGAGCGCCGGCGGCGTGCTGCTGGAGCTGTGCCAGGAGATCAGCTGAACCATGGCCACACGGAAGGAGACGGCGGCTTTCATCCTCGCCCAGCTGGGCCATGCGGATCGATTCAGCGTGAAAGCGATGTTCGGTGAGTTCGCGCTCTACGCTGATGGCAAGCCGGTGGCCTTCATCTGCGATGATCAGCTCTTCGTGAAGATCCTGCCTGAGAGCGCCGCATTGGATGCGCGCTGCGAGCGCGCGCCGGCCTATCCCGGGAGCAAGGACTACTACCTGGTGCCGGAAGAACTCATCACCGGCGACCGCAAGCTGCCGGAGCTGTTGCTGCGGATGGCGGAAGTGCTGCCGTTGCCGAAAGGGAAGAAGCCGCGCCGGAAGCCTTAAGCCGCCCTCACAGCCCCAGCCTCCGCACCATCCCGATCACATCCTCCTTCTCCAGCTCCAGGTGCTCGGCATGGAGCCCGGCCTCGCGCGCGCCGACCACATGCTGGATGCTGTCGTCGATGAAGAGCGTGCGCGCGGGGTCCGCATGGTGCTGCGCCACCACATGCTGGAAGATGCCGGCGTTGGGCTTGCGCATGCCGAGCTCGCAGCTGTAGTAGGCCCCGTGGAAGATCCCTTTGAAGTCGCCGATGCCCAGGTCGCGCGCGATGATGGCCTCGAAGGCGGGCACATGGATGGCGTTGGTGTTGCTGAGCAGCAGCAGCCGGTAGCGTTGCTTCAGCTCCCTCACCAGGGCTATGCGCTCCCGCGGGATGGTGCCGAGCATGGCGTTCCAGCCGGCGTCGATGTCGGTATCGGAGAGGTCGGCGTGCAGCAGGGCGCGCACCTCGTCGCGGAAGCCGGCAGGCGTGAGCTCGCCCGTCTCGAAGCGATCGAAGAGGTCGGTCTGCTTCGCCTTGGAGTAGAGCGCTCCGAAATCGGGGAATCCGAGCGCGGCGAAGTGGCGGGCGCTGGCGGCGTAGTCCACATCGATGAGCACCCCGCCGAGGTCGAGGATGAGGGTGTCGGTCGACTCCTTCATGGGGCCAAAGCTATCGGGGCGGTTCATCGGCACACCGACAAGTGGTAGCAGGCCTGGCGGGCCTCGCGCGTGGCGAACAGCTGCTTATCGCGTGCACGGTGCCCGGCAATCACTTCGGCGAGCGTTTCGGCCAGGAAGACCTGTTGGCAGCCGGCGAGCGGCAGTTCCTTGCCGTCCTTGTCCACGAACCTCATGTACGACAGGTCCATGGAGGTGCCATGCGTGTGCGGCGCATCCGCATCCCGCGTCGCATTCACGTTACCCCGCCCCAAGTTGCGCTGGTCCTGCCGCGTCCGGAACAGGCTGGTGACCTTAATGCGCGCCCCGGCCAGGTCGGTGCGGGCGATGCGGCCCTTGAAGTCATCGGCAATGGCGTGCAGCACCTGCTTCGCTGCCGGTGTGAGGTAGGGCCGGCCATGCGCCATGGGCGCCACCCAGAAGGCAGCGGTGCTTTCCACCGGAACAAGTCCGATCGCCCCTTTCGCCAAGTGCTGATCCAGGGCCTTTGCGTCGGCAATGGGTTTCACGCCGGCCATCTGGGAGCGCTTCTTGTAGGCGGGCAGGAGGTCCTTGAGCTTGCCGCTGTGATGCTTGAAGGGGTAGCGAGAGCAGTCTACAGGTGCCGGGGCCCGGTTCTCCGCCCGTGGGGATGGTGGGGGCGGCGCAGGCTCACCCCAGTAGGCAAGGAGGACCAGGAAGAGGCCGGCCAGCAACGCCCCGACCAGGAGGATGAGGCGTCGCCGCCGGCGTCGCCGGCGCTTCGGCGGCAGGGGAGAAGGCGCTGGCGCGGTGCGCAGGCGATTGATCGGTGGCTGGCCGGAGGGGTGGGAACGGGACATGCGGTCCGCGGTGCGCGCAAGGTAGCCCGCAGGTACTTTTGCGGCCTGCCTCCAGGGACGGCTCACGTTCTTCGGGTAAATGACCGGGCCTGTAGCTCAGCGGTCAGAGCAGGGGACTCATAATCCCTTGGTCGCAGGTTCAAATCCTGCCAGGCCCACAACAGAGCCCGTCAATAGGGATTCACCGCGCTCACGCGGATGAACACGTCATCGATGAGCGCCCTAGAACTGCGCTCACGGTCCCAGAAATAGAAGCTGAGGCGGTCTCCGGACTCCAGCGCAGGCACGGGAATCCGGTATTCGATCTGCTCCCATTTCCCCGGGGACCCGGGCATCGGATTCATGCGGAACGGCTCGTAGAACGCGGTGCTGCCATCGGGGCGCTTCACATCGGTGACGCCCATGAGCGCTTGCGAGTCGCGGCTCTCCCTTTCGTAGCGCTGCAGTCCCACCTCAAGGAAGAGGTCGCGCCCGGTGGGCAGCCGGTCCGTGCCTGCCTCGAATTTCAGCCCGAATTCGTCGGTTCCATCGAAGACCACCGCGTTGGAGCCGCTGTAGGCATCCTTCCGGTGGCGGATGCCGCCCCCGCTCCAGTGCGCGCAGCGATGCTCGAAGTCGCAGCTCTCCTCCAGCACAGGCGTCATGCCGTTGGGGTTGAAGGGCGGGGCTTGGTAGTTGCCTCCGAATTGCCCCCGATGCCGGTCATCCCAGCGCAGGAAGGCCCGCACGTATTTCGCACGGTCCATGCTCTCGTGGTGCAGGATGAAGGCATGGTACTGCCACATCTGGAAGAGCAGCAACGCGCTGCACAGCACGATGAAGGCCCGGATGGCCAGCCACGCCCGGCCGTGCAGGGTATGGAGCAGGAGGGCCAGCGGAACAGCCAGCACCGGATAGTGGTCCACGAAGACCCGGCTGCCGAATCCGCTGCCGTAGTACCAGATCCACCAAGCGCTGATCACGTAGGTGTTGGCCGCCCAGTACAGCAGCATGGACCAGCCGCGCACGCGGTCATGCCTGAGCAGACGCACGGTTCCCACAAGGGTGAGCAGAAGGACGGGGGCCCACAGGAAGAGGCCGCGGCGGAACCCGAACAGCACCTTGATGACCTCCGGCCGGTCCCAATGGAAGCCTTCCCCGCGGTAGCCGTAGGCGTACCATTGGCCGATCTGCGCATGCCAGAGGATCGGCTGGATGGCCATCACGGCGAAGCATGCCAGCAATGCGGCGAAGAGCACGGCCGGTCGCTGCATCACGCGCCGGATGGCGGGCCGCCAGGCCTCACCCAGCA
Protein-coding regions in this window:
- a CDS encoding DUF1684 domain-containing protein codes for the protein MMRWFAAVLGVSMALGLSAQAEDAAWADSLTAYWARINADYRDPGHSPLLPQDRERFTELERFAPDVRFRVLATFRPKAGRPFGMRTTTDRLPQYQAVGQLRFTVAGRRERLTVFQNIDLARKPGYEDYLFVPFTDLTNGEETYGGGRYLDLRAPLGKRVELDFNKAYNPYCAYGGKYSCPIPPMENHLEVRIGAGVKAFAH
- the mce gene encoding methylmalonyl-CoA epimerase; its protein translation is MEHLIRIEHIGIAVKDLGAAEALYTKLLGQAPYKREEVESEGVITSFFRTGPNKIELLESTRPDGPIAKAIEKRGEGIHHIAFEVADIRAEMARLKAEGFTLLNEEPKRGADNKLVCFVHPKSAGGVLLELCQEIS
- a CDS encoding TfoX/Sxy family protein encodes the protein MATRKETAAFILAQLGHADRFSVKAMFGEFALYADGKPVAFICDDQLFVKILPESAALDARCERAPAYPGSKDYYLVPEELITGDRKLPELLLRMAEVLPLPKGKKPRRKP
- a CDS encoding HAD family phosphatase; protein product: MKESTDTLILDLGGVLIDVDYAASARHFAALGFPDFGALYSKAKQTDLFDRFETGELTPAGFRDEVRALLHADLSDTDIDAGWNAMLGTIPRERIALVRELKQRYRLLLLSNTNAIHVPAFEAIIARDLGIGDFKGIFHGAYYSCELGMRKPNAGIFQHVVAQHHADPARTLFIDDSIQHVVGAREAGLHAEHLELEKEDVIGMVRRLGL
- a CDS encoding DUF5715 family protein, giving the protein MSRSHPSGQPPINRLRTAPAPSPLPPKRRRRRRRRLILLVGALLAGLFLVLLAYWGEPAPPPPSPRAENRAPAPVDCSRYPFKHHSGKLKDLLPAYKKRSQMAGVKPIADAKALDQHLAKGAIGLVPVESTAAFWVAPMAHGRPYLTPAAKQVLHAIADDFKGRIARTDLAGARIKVTSLFRTRQDQRNLGRGNVNATRDADAPHTHGTSMDLSYMRFVDKDGKELPLAGCQQVFLAETLAEVIAGHRARDKQLFATREARQACYHLSVCR